The following proteins come from a genomic window of Phycodurus eques isolate BA_2022a chromosome 9, UOR_Pequ_1.1, whole genome shotgun sequence:
- the neurog1 gene encoding neurogenin-1 translates to MDAHDDVFPLSDDDDDDDSRASTRSASPPPQKKNRRRRARARSEATVRVVRKTRRLKANDRERNRMHNLNGALDQLRRVLPALPDESKLTKIETLRLAHNYIWALAETLRMADRVGPPRDGPAQSGWFSCCRDSSSSSPSPSSSSSSSSPASSPGSPHAHEAALFGVF, encoded by the coding sequence ATGGACGCGCACGATGACGTTTTCCCCCtcagcgacgacgacgacgacgacgactccCGCGCCAGCACGCGCTCCGCATCCCCGCCGCCGCAGAAGAAGAACCGGCGCCGTCGGGCGCGCGCACGCAGCGAGGCCACCGTGCGCGTGGTCCGAAAGACCCGGCGTCTGAAGGCCAACGACCGCGAGCGGAACCGGATGCACAACCTCAACGGCGCCCTGGACCAGCTGCGCCGCGTGCTTCCGGCGCTTCCGGACGAGAGCAAGCTGACCAAGATCGAGACCCTCCGCCTGGCCCACAACTACATCTGGGCCCTGGCCGAGACCCTGCGCATGGCGGACCGGGTCGGACCCCCCCGGGACGGACCGGCGCAGTCCGGCTGGTTCTCCTGCTGCAGGGACTCTTCATCGTCCTCGCCGTCGccgtcgtcctcgtcctcctcttcctcgcccgCCTCCAGCCCGGGCAGCCCGCACGCGCACGAGGCCGCGCTCTTCGGCGTCTTCTGA